One window from the genome of Streptomyces cadmiisoli encodes:
- a CDS encoding FecCD family ABC transporter permease — protein MLALLAVLLGVAATFGIALGSIGIPPEQVWGILLHRVHPSLADPTWTPVRETIVVDVRLPRVLLAGVVGAGLAVCGMALQALVRNPLADPMLLGVSSGASVGAVLVVVFNLSLFGMFSLPVAAFIGALAALVAVYFLARSGGRMTTVRLVLAGVATAEVLSALASFLVVTSNDPHKTQSALRWMLGGLAGTTWTVVWIPGAAVLLGTAVLLGVSRSLNLLLAGEEAAVALGLDVHRFRAALFTLVAVMIGTIVAVSGQIGFVGLIMPHVVRLVVGADHRRALPAAALLGAAFLIAADLAARTFMTPEEIPVGILTALVGGPFFLWLMRRRSV, from the coding sequence GTGCTCGCGCTGCTGGCCGTACTGCTGGGCGTGGCGGCCACGTTCGGGATCGCGCTCGGATCCATCGGCATCCCGCCCGAACAGGTCTGGGGCATCCTGCTGCACCGTGTGCATCCCTCGCTCGCCGATCCGACCTGGACACCGGTCCGCGAGACGATCGTCGTGGACGTCCGGCTGCCCCGGGTGCTGCTGGCCGGCGTCGTGGGTGCCGGACTCGCGGTCTGCGGCATGGCGCTCCAGGCTCTGGTGCGCAACCCCCTCGCCGACCCGATGCTGCTCGGGGTGTCGTCGGGCGCCTCGGTCGGCGCGGTCCTGGTCGTCGTCTTCAACCTCAGCCTGTTCGGGATGTTCTCCCTGCCGGTGGCCGCGTTCATCGGGGCGCTGGCCGCCCTGGTCGCCGTGTACTTCCTGGCCCGGTCCGGCGGACGTATGACGACGGTGCGGCTGGTGCTGGCGGGGGTCGCGACGGCCGAGGTGCTGTCCGCGCTCGCCAGCTTCCTGGTCGTCACCTCGAACGACCCGCACAAGACGCAGTCGGCGCTGCGCTGGATGCTCGGCGGACTGGCCGGCACGACCTGGACGGTGGTGTGGATCCCGGGCGCCGCCGTCCTGCTCGGTACGGCCGTGCTGCTCGGCGTCTCCCGCTCGCTCAACCTTCTCCTCGCGGGGGAGGAGGCCGCCGTCGCGCTCGGCCTGGACGTGCACCGCTTCCGCGCCGCGCTGTTCACCCTCGTCGCCGTCATGATCGGCACCATCGTCGCCGTCAGCGGCCAGATCGGCTTCGTCGGCCTGATCATGCCGCACGTGGTGCGGCTGGTGGTCGGCGCCGACCACCGCCGCGCCCTGCCCGCCGCGGCGCTGCTCGGCGCGGCCTTCCTCATCGCGGCGGACCTGGCCGCGCGCACCTTCATGACCCCGGAGGAGATCCCCGTGGGGATACTCACCGCGCTCGTCGGCGGTCCCTTCTTCCTCTGGCTGATGCGACGGAGGTCCGTATGA
- a CDS encoding heme ABC transporter ATP-binding protein has translation MTQPVTGPVPTAAGTLVVEDVSVVVGGRALVDAVSLRVTPGEVVGLVGPNGAGKSTLLRTVYRALRPTSGRVLLDGEDIRRMSGKGLARRLAAVLQESAGDFELSVHEVVAMGRTPHKRAFEGDDAEDRGIIVRALGELDVAGLAHAPFSQLSGGEKQRVLIARALAQCAGTMVLDEPTNHLDLRHQLDTLRLVRRLGVTAVVALHDLNLAAAFCDRICVLDGGRVVATGPPEEVLTRELLSEVYRVDADVAPHPRTGIPNITLVGDPLGRR, from the coding sequence ATGACGCAGCCGGTCACGGGACCCGTGCCGACGGCGGCCGGCACATTGGTCGTCGAGGACGTCTCCGTGGTCGTGGGCGGCCGGGCGCTGGTGGACGCCGTGTCGCTCCGGGTCACCCCCGGCGAGGTGGTGGGGCTCGTCGGCCCCAACGGCGCCGGGAAATCAACCCTGTTGCGGACCGTGTACCGGGCGCTGCGGCCGACCTCGGGGCGGGTGCTGCTGGACGGCGAGGACATCCGCCGGATGTCCGGCAAGGGCCTGGCCCGCCGGCTGGCCGCCGTCCTCCAGGAGTCCGCCGGGGACTTCGAACTCTCGGTGCACGAGGTGGTGGCCATGGGCCGCACTCCGCACAAACGGGCTTTCGAGGGCGACGACGCCGAGGACCGCGGCATCATCGTGCGCGCCCTGGGCGAACTCGATGTCGCGGGCCTCGCGCACGCCCCCTTCAGCCAGTTGTCGGGCGGCGAGAAACAGCGGGTGCTGATCGCCCGCGCGCTCGCCCAGTGCGCGGGAACGATGGTGCTGGACGAGCCGACCAACCATCTGGACCTGCGCCATCAGCTCGACACATTGCGCCTCGTACGACGCCTCGGCGTGACCGCCGTCGTCGCCCTGCACGACCTCAACCTGGCTGCGGCGTTCTGCGACCGAATCTGCGTGCTGGACGGCGGACGTGTGGTGGCGACCGGACCCCCCGAGGAGGTCCTCACCCGCGAACTCCTCTCCGAGGTCTACCGAGTCGACGCCGACGTCGCGCCGCACCCCCGTACCGGGATTCCGAACATCACCCTGGTCGGCGATCCACTCGGGCGGAGGTGA
- a CDS encoding (2Fe-2S)-binding protein, with product MKTLRRAPAGAVAAALEDVAALGPFFTIEPGGTDQGRHPVEDSYAAGCADLIAAKADRYGTRELRVGASIVQLGHAARLWSPVLACTVLHGIVPDLHGLRRADDGPALHLPERPTGWYADDAPHLTDVLYEVVVAQHLDVLAAGLRVKVAPGLSAGNAASALAESARAIVAARPDLRRTLGALLDDLLRTGRLAGTGTVVGPDLRFRRRSCCLYYRVPSGVKCEDCSLTGPAGSRGPTC from the coding sequence GTGAAAACCCTGCGGCGGGCCCCCGCCGGAGCCGTCGCCGCGGCCCTGGAGGACGTGGCGGCCCTCGGCCCGTTCTTCACGATCGAACCGGGCGGCACGGACCAGGGCCGGCACCCGGTCGAGGACAGCTACGCGGCCGGCTGCGCGGACCTGATCGCAGCGAAGGCCGACCGCTACGGCACCCGCGAACTGCGCGTCGGTGCCTCCATCGTGCAGCTCGGGCACGCCGCGCGCCTGTGGTCACCCGTGCTGGCCTGCACCGTCCTGCACGGGATCGTCCCCGACCTGCACGGGCTGCGGCGCGCCGACGACGGTCCGGCACTGCACCTGCCCGAGCGGCCGACCGGCTGGTACGCGGACGATGCCCCGCACCTGACGGACGTCCTGTACGAGGTCGTGGTCGCGCAGCACCTCGACGTGCTGGCGGCCGGCCTCCGCGTCAAGGTGGCGCCCGGACTGTCGGCCGGGAACGCCGCCTCGGCACTGGCCGAGTCGGCGCGCGCGATCGTGGCGGCCCGACCGGACCTTCGCCGCACTCTCGGCGCCCTCCTGGACGACCTGCTGCGCACCGGCCGGCTGGCCGGTACGGGAACCGTCGTCGGCCCCGATCTGCGTTTCCGCCGCCGGAGCTGCTGCCTGTACTACCGCGTGCCGTCCGGGGTGAAGTGCGAGGACTGCTCCCTGACCGGACCGGCCGGATCGCGTGGCCCGACGTGTTAG
- a CDS encoding bifunctional class I SAM-dependent methyltransferase/N-acetyltransferase: protein MDRPEPAPGHDAVTEAFFNLHDGLPRQGPGSDATTRRLPAAAGPLPEHPRVLDAGCGPGRSALLLAEEAGAHVTAVDLHQPFLDSLTAEASRRGLADRVTVLNRSMDQLPFPDHSFDVVWAEGSVYNIGFDTALRAWRRLLAPGGVLVVTEIEWTVPAPAEPVRAHWDAMYPLRTHSANADAAQAAGYRVRAHWPLPDGDWWPEYCTPLTERIPRADPRVPGMTQALTALQEEITMRREHGSAYDYAAYVLQPHDHSTGTLTNGTAMTDWTTRPETTADIPAVRAINLAAFPTAEEADLVEALRADPEAWIDGLSMITTASDGTPVGHALLTRCHVDGAPALALAPCAVLPSAQRTGAGSAAVSAALEAARARGENLVVVLGHADYYPRFGFTPASRFGIRAPFEVPDEAMMAMSLDDTRPLPAGTIRYPAAFGV from the coding sequence ATCGACAGACCCGAACCGGCCCCCGGCCACGACGCGGTGACCGAGGCGTTCTTCAACCTGCACGACGGTCTGCCCCGGCAGGGCCCCGGCTCGGACGCCACCACGCGCCGCCTGCCGGCGGCCGCCGGGCCGCTGCCGGAGCACCCGCGGGTGCTGGACGCGGGCTGCGGCCCCGGCCGCTCCGCACTGCTGCTGGCCGAAGAGGCCGGCGCACACGTGACCGCCGTCGACCTGCACCAGCCGTTCCTGGACAGCCTCACCGCCGAGGCGTCCCGCCGCGGCCTGGCCGACCGGGTCACGGTCCTCAACCGCTCGATGGACCAGCTGCCCTTCCCGGACCACAGCTTCGACGTGGTCTGGGCCGAGGGCTCCGTCTACAACATCGGGTTCGACACCGCCCTGCGCGCCTGGCGCCGCCTGCTCGCCCCCGGCGGGGTCCTCGTCGTCACCGAGATCGAGTGGACCGTGCCCGCACCCGCGGAACCGGTCCGCGCCCACTGGGACGCGATGTACCCGCTGCGCACGCACTCCGCCAACGCCGACGCCGCGCAGGCGGCCGGCTACCGGGTCCGAGCCCACTGGCCGCTGCCGGACGGCGACTGGTGGCCCGAGTACTGCACACCGCTCACGGAGCGCATACCGCGAGCGGACCCACGGGTGCCCGGCATGACGCAGGCGCTCACGGCACTCCAGGAGGAGATCACCATGCGGCGCGAGCACGGCAGCGCCTACGACTACGCCGCCTACGTCCTCCAGCCCCACGACCACAGCACCGGCACCCTCACGAACGGAACCGCCATGACCGACTGGACCACCCGCCCCGAGACCACCGCCGACATCCCGGCCGTTCGCGCGATCAACCTCGCCGCCTTCCCCACCGCCGAGGAGGCGGACCTCGTCGAGGCCCTGCGTGCCGACCCGGAGGCGTGGATCGACGGACTCTCCATGATCACCACCGCTTCCGACGGCACGCCGGTCGGGCACGCGCTGCTCACCCGGTGCCATGTCGACGGCGCACCCGCCCTCGCCCTGGCGCCGTGCGCCGTGCTCCCCTCCGCGCAGCGCACCGGGGCCGGTTCGGCCGCCGTCAGCGCCGCCCTGGAAGCGGCCCGGGCGAGGGGAGAGAACCTGGTCGTCGTGCTGGGCCACGCCGACTACTACCCGCGGTTCGGTTTCACCCCGGCCTCCCGCTTCGGCATCCGTGCCCCGTTCGAGGTGCCCGACGAGGCCATGATGGCCATGTCGCTCGACGACACCCGCCCGCTCCCCGCCGGAACCATCCGGTACCCGGCCGCCTTCGGCGTCTGA
- a CDS encoding discoidin domain-containing protein, which translates to MALQVDPTRRPSRRSVVVTGSTLLASCGLGAAFAGTSAAAEPAGAPEAPASSGELAAHRPVQVSSTAYAPTPPEFAVDGISVKGVRGTGWRAGGGDPQWISVDLQAACLLTWIRLTFEADASDPVFVPPTTGNPASGTTGKEIQSSYAVEFVVETSEDHSSWTSVYRTTAGTGGVVEIQLPRPVRARWVRMTARKRSNANPLGLNGFEVYGVPKGHRPDVTGWTDWGTHHGKAPRLEVADDGTVALESGWTLTMDDWAGGEGADLSKPTVDTSGWLPATVPGTVLSSLVDQGKLPDPVAGLNNLHIPEALSRHSWWYKRDFDLPRGLRTGTGRRIWLEFDGINHEADIWLNGERVGGLTYPFARSAHDITRLLATKGENALAVRITPMPVPGSPGDKGPAGEAWVDAGANQMNLNSPTYLASSGWDWMPAVRDRVAGIWNHVRLRSTGDVVIGDARVDTLLPGLPDTSVAELTVVVPVRNASDSDREVTVSAAFDRVRVARTVTVKAGQSADVTFAPDAFAGLRLKNPKLWWPNGLGEPNLHDLTLVAVVNGTESDRRTVRFGIRQFGYEFDIPLPFEAGEDAYTQSLDLGRQQARYVRVKCLTRATGWGSSLWTLSVFDGARQGVDLALHADATASSTDGDHHGAGNVTDGDPTTRWSSAYQDDEWIRVDLGSQQSFDRIDLVWEQAYAATFVVQVSTDDSAWTDVKSVDNSAVPLPFNRADASLQIVDFEARTARHVRINGGLRNTSWGNSLWSLAVLDSAAPGTDLALRKKATASSEDGDHVAAHATDGNPGTRWSSRYEDHQWIQVDLGEAHRIDRVVIVWEVAHPKTYVVQVSENGEDWTDVKSVDNSPEPLKISVNGVRVLARGGNWGWDELLRRMPADRMDTAVRMHRDMNFTMIRNWVGSCNREEFFASCDEHGILVWNDFPNAWGMDPPNRDAFNSIARDTVLRYRIHPSVVVWCGANEGNPPAAIDKGMRAAVEQQAPGILYQNNSAGGVVTGGGPYSWVEPEKYFDAATYGSKNFGFHTEIGMPVVSTAESMRNMTGDEPEWPIRGAWYYHDWSERGNQAPQHYKAAIETRLGTAEDLDDFARKAQFVNYENARAMFEAWNANLWDDATGLMLWMSHPAWHSTVWQTYDYDFDVNGTYYGARAACEPLHVQADPVKWQVLAVNHTGREVKDAVVTARAHDLWGRPLGRERRTRIDVASASKAEAFSAEWTDDLPDLHLLRLTLEDGRGRTLSRNTYWRHRSPSAMQALNKLKQVPLSLSATRVSGSGERRTLTATVRNRGSVVAAMVRLSLLDDKKGGRVLPTQYSDNYLWLLPGESRAVTLSWPENAPHSDHPVVQAQAYNSRPVKARP; encoded by the coding sequence ATGGCACTTCAGGTGGATCCAACGCGCCGTCCCTCACGTCGCTCCGTCGTCGTGACCGGCTCGACTCTGCTGGCCAGTTGCGGCTTGGGCGCCGCCTTCGCCGGCACCAGCGCGGCGGCCGAACCCGCCGGCGCCCCCGAGGCACCGGCCTCGTCCGGTGAACTCGCCGCTCACCGTCCCGTGCAGGTGTCCTCCACGGCCTACGCGCCGACTCCGCCGGAGTTCGCCGTGGACGGCATCTCCGTGAAGGGCGTCCGGGGCACGGGGTGGCGAGCGGGCGGCGGTGACCCGCAGTGGATATCCGTCGACCTCCAGGCCGCGTGCCTGCTCACCTGGATACGGCTCACCTTCGAGGCCGACGCCAGCGACCCGGTGTTCGTGCCGCCGACGACCGGCAACCCGGCCAGTGGCACGACCGGCAAGGAGATCCAGTCGAGCTACGCGGTCGAGTTCGTCGTGGAGACGTCCGAGGACCACAGCTCCTGGACCAGCGTCTACCGCACGACCGCCGGCACCGGTGGCGTCGTGGAGATCCAGCTGCCCCGGCCGGTGCGGGCGCGCTGGGTCCGTATGACGGCCCGCAAGCGCTCCAACGCGAACCCGCTGGGCCTGAACGGTTTCGAGGTGTACGGCGTCCCCAAGGGCCATCGGCCGGACGTCACCGGCTGGACCGACTGGGGCACCCATCACGGCAAGGCGCCGCGGCTCGAGGTCGCCGACGACGGCACGGTCGCCCTCGAGTCCGGCTGGACGCTCACCATGGACGACTGGGCGGGCGGAGAAGGTGCCGACCTGTCGAAGCCGACCGTGGACACCAGCGGCTGGCTGCCCGCCACCGTCCCGGGCACGGTGCTCTCCTCGCTGGTCGACCAGGGCAAGCTGCCCGACCCGGTCGCCGGACTGAACAACCTGCACATTCCCGAGGCCCTGTCCCGCCACTCCTGGTGGTACAAGCGCGACTTCGACCTGCCCCGCGGTCTGCGGACCGGGACCGGACGCAGGATCTGGCTGGAGTTCGACGGCATCAACCACGAGGCCGACATCTGGCTCAACGGTGAGCGCGTGGGCGGGCTGACCTATCCGTTCGCCCGCTCCGCGCACGACATCACCCGACTCCTCGCCACCAAGGGGGAGAACGCGCTGGCGGTGCGGATCACGCCGATGCCCGTTCCCGGCAGCCCCGGCGACAAGGGTCCCGCCGGTGAGGCCTGGGTGGACGCAGGAGCCAACCAGATGAACCTCAACTCGCCGACGTACCTGGCCTCTTCGGGCTGGGACTGGATGCCGGCCGTCCGTGACCGCGTGGCCGGCATCTGGAACCATGTGCGCCTCAGATCGACCGGCGACGTGGTGATCGGCGACGCCCGCGTCGACACCCTGCTGCCCGGGCTGCCGGACACCTCGGTCGCCGAGCTGACCGTGGTGGTGCCCGTCCGCAACGCCTCGGACTCGGATCGCGAGGTCACCGTGTCGGCGGCCTTCGACCGCGTGCGGGTGGCGCGCACCGTCACGGTGAAGGCGGGGCAGAGCGCGGACGTCACCTTCGCCCCCGACGCCTTCGCGGGCCTGCGCCTGAAGAACCCGAAGCTGTGGTGGCCCAACGGCCTCGGCGAGCCGAACCTGCACGACCTCACCCTGGTGGCCGTCGTGAACGGCACCGAGAGCGACCGGCGCACCGTCCGCTTCGGCATCCGGCAGTTCGGCTACGAGTTCGACATCCCGCTGCCGTTCGAGGCCGGCGAGGACGCGTACACGCAGTCGCTGGACCTGGGCCGGCAGCAGGCCCGCTACGTGCGGGTCAAGTGCCTCACCCGCGCCACGGGCTGGGGCAGCTCGCTGTGGACGCTGTCCGTGTTCGACGGCGCGCGCCAGGGCGTCGACCTCGCGCTGCACGCCGACGCGACGGCGTCCAGCACCGACGGCGACCACCACGGCGCGGGCAACGTGACCGACGGCGACCCGACGACCCGGTGGTCCTCGGCCTACCAGGACGACGAGTGGATCCGTGTGGACCTGGGCTCCCAGCAGTCCTTCGACCGGATCGACCTGGTCTGGGAACAGGCGTACGCGGCCACGTTCGTCGTGCAGGTGTCCACCGACGACTCGGCCTGGACCGATGTGAAGTCGGTCGACAACTCCGCGGTGCCGCTGCCGTTCAACAGAGCCGACGCGAGTCTCCAGATCGTGGACTTCGAGGCCCGGACCGCCCGCCACGTCCGTATCAACGGCGGTCTGCGCAACACCAGTTGGGGCAACTCGCTGTGGTCCCTCGCGGTGCTGGACAGCGCCGCGCCCGGTACCGACCTCGCGCTGCGCAAGAAGGCCACCGCCTCCAGCGAGGACGGTGACCACGTCGCCGCGCACGCGACCGACGGCAACCCGGGGACCCGGTGGTCGTCGCGGTACGAGGACCACCAGTGGATCCAGGTCGACCTCGGCGAGGCGCACAGGATCGACCGGGTGGTCATCGTCTGGGAGGTGGCCCACCCCAAGACGTATGTCGTCCAGGTGTCGGAGAACGGCGAGGACTGGACCGATGTGAAGTCGGTCGACAACAGCCCCGAGCCGCTGAAGATCAGCGTCAACGGTGTCCGGGTGCTCGCGCGCGGCGGCAACTGGGGCTGGGACGAGCTGCTGCGGCGTATGCCGGCCGACCGTATGGACACTGCGGTGCGGATGCACCGGGACATGAACTTCACGATGATCCGGAACTGGGTGGGCAGCTGCAACCGGGAGGAGTTCTTCGCCAGTTGCGACGAGCACGGCATTCTGGTGTGGAACGACTTCCCCAACGCGTGGGGGATGGACCCGCCGAACCGTGACGCCTTCAACTCGATCGCCCGGGACACCGTCCTGCGGTACCGCATCCACCCCTCCGTGGTGGTCTGGTGCGGCGCCAACGAGGGGAATCCGCCCGCGGCGATCGACAAGGGCATGCGCGCGGCGGTCGAGCAGCAGGCACCGGGCATCCTGTACCAGAACAACTCGGCCGGCGGTGTCGTCACCGGAGGCGGACCCTACAGCTGGGTCGAGCCGGAGAAGTACTTCGACGCCGCGACGTACGGCAGCAAGAACTTCGGGTTCCACACCGAGATCGGCATGCCGGTCGTCTCGACCGCGGAGAGCATGCGGAACATGACCGGGGACGAGCCCGAGTGGCCCATCCGCGGCGCTTGGTACTACCACGACTGGAGCGAGCGCGGGAACCAGGCCCCCCAGCACTACAAGGCCGCCATCGAGACGCGCCTCGGCACGGCGGAGGACCTCGACGACTTCGCCCGCAAGGCCCAGTTCGTCAACTACGAGAACGCCCGGGCGATGTTCGAGGCCTGGAACGCCAACTTGTGGGACGACGCCACCGGCCTGATGCTGTGGATGTCCCACCCGGCCTGGCACAGCACCGTCTGGCAGACCTACGACTACGACTTCGACGTCAACGGCACCTACTACGGCGCCCGAGCCGCCTGTGAGCCGCTGCACGTCCAGGCCGACCCCGTGAAGTGGCAGGTCCTCGCGGTCAACCACACGGGCCGGGAGGTGAAGGACGCCGTCGTCACCGCTCGCGCCCACGACCTGTGGGGCCGCCCGCTGGGCCGGGAGCGCCGTACGCGGATCGACGTGGCGTCGGCGTCCAAGGCCGAGGCGTTCTCCGCGGAGTGGACCGACGATCTGCCCGACCTGCACCTCCTGCGGCTCACGTTGGAGGACGGCCGGGGACGCACGCTGTCCCGCAACACCTACTGGCGGCACAGGTCGCCCTCGGCGATGCAGGCGCTCAACAAGCTCAAGCAGGTACCGCTGTCGCTGTCGGCCACCCGTGTGTCGGGCTCCGGTGAGCGCCGCACGCTGACCGCCACGGTCCGCAACCGCGGTTCGGTGGTCGCCGCCATGGTCCGGCTGTCCTTGCTGGACGACAAGAAGGGCGGTCGCGTGCTGCCGACGCAGTACAGCGACAACTACCTGTGGCTGCTGCCCGGGGAGTCGCGGGCCGTGACGCTGTCCTGGCCCGAGAACGCCCCGCACTCCGATCACCCGGTGGTGCAGGCGCAGGCCTACAACAGCAGGCCGGTAAAGGCCCGTCCGTAG
- the aceE gene encoding pyruvate dehydrogenase (acetyl-transferring), homodimeric type, whose product MINDAHLSALDQVPDPDPEETGEWVESLDAVTRAAGPDRAAYLIRRTYDHARASGLAVPSVLETDYINTIATAAEPELPGDEEMERRIAGWNRWNAAAMVTRGSRYGLGGHISTFASAAWLYETGFNHFFRGKEGPGSGDQLFVQGHATPGIYARAFLDGRLTEAQLDRFRQEVAGDGLPSYPHPRRMPWMWEFPTVSMGIGPLSAIQQARFNRYLHHRGLKDTAESRVWAFLGDGEMDEPESTTALGLAGREGLDNLTFVINCNLQRLDGPVRANYKIVQELEAKFRAAGWNVVKSLWGSAWDALFAADTTGALVRRLGEVPDGQFQTYATRDAAYIREHFFGADPALARMAQHLTDQQITECFHTSRAGHEPRKVYAAYRAATEHRGAPTVILVQTVKGWTLGPGFESRNANHQMKKLTGAEFRAMRDLLELPIPDSALDVDLVPFAHPGADSPEVRYLQERRAELGGPAPARRVHPVALPEPSARPFDSLAKGSGEQEIATTTALVRLLKDLMREKETGRRWVPIVPDEARTFGMESLFPSAGIYSPLGQTYDPVDRDMLLYYKEAQNGQILNEGISEAGSMAAFTAAATSYATHGEPMIPLYIFYAMFGWQRTADQMWALADQLGRGFLVGATAGRTTMTGEGLQHADGHSHLIASTNPAAISYDPAFAYEIGVIVREGLRRMYGPDAEDVFYYLTVYNEPKVQPAMPAGPGVEEGIIKGMYRFRGADEAALPSDAPRLQLLSSGTAIHWAMEAQRLLSEEWGVAADLWSVTSWSELRRDGLAHDAARLRGEDPQAPYVTRVLEGAPGPVMAVSDWMRSVPDQISHWVPQEWHSIGTDGFGLSDTREAVRRHFGVDPQSVVVAALAALAERGDVKRETVQEARTRYGL is encoded by the coding sequence ATGATCAACGACGCTCACCTCAGCGCCCTCGACCAGGTGCCGGACCCCGACCCCGAGGAGACCGGCGAATGGGTCGAGTCCCTCGACGCGGTCACCCGTGCCGCCGGCCCGGACCGCGCCGCGTACCTGATCCGCCGCACCTACGACCACGCGCGCGCGTCCGGGCTCGCCGTGCCGTCCGTGCTGGAGACCGACTACATCAACACCATCGCCACCGCCGCCGAGCCCGAGCTCCCGGGCGACGAGGAGATGGAGCGGCGCATCGCCGGCTGGAACCGCTGGAACGCCGCCGCCATGGTCACCCGTGGCAGCCGATACGGTCTCGGTGGTCACATCTCCACCTTCGCCTCCGCCGCCTGGCTCTACGAGACGGGCTTCAACCACTTCTTCCGCGGCAAGGAAGGCCCCGGCTCGGGCGACCAGCTCTTCGTGCAGGGTCACGCCACTCCCGGCATCTACGCCAGGGCGTTCCTCGACGGCCGCCTCACCGAGGCCCAGCTCGACCGCTTCCGGCAGGAAGTGGCCGGCGACGGCCTCCCCTCCTACCCGCACCCGCGGCGAATGCCCTGGATGTGGGAGTTCCCGACCGTGTCGATGGGCATCGGCCCGCTCTCCGCGATCCAGCAGGCACGCTTCAACCGCTACCTGCACCACCGCGGCCTCAAGGACACCGCCGAGTCCCGGGTGTGGGCGTTCCTCGGCGACGGCGAGATGGACGAGCCCGAGTCGACCACGGCACTCGGCCTGGCCGGACGCGAGGGGCTCGACAACCTGACGTTCGTCATCAACTGCAACCTCCAGCGGCTGGACGGCCCCGTCCGGGCCAACTACAAGATCGTCCAGGAGCTGGAGGCGAAGTTCCGCGCGGCCGGCTGGAACGTCGTCAAGTCGCTGTGGGGCTCGGCGTGGGACGCGCTGTTCGCCGCCGACACCACGGGCGCGCTCGTACGACGGCTGGGCGAGGTCCCCGACGGGCAGTTCCAGACGTACGCCACGCGTGACGCCGCGTACATCCGTGAGCACTTCTTCGGCGCCGACCCGGCCCTGGCCCGGATGGCGCAGCACCTCACCGATCAGCAGATCACCGAGTGCTTCCACACCTCCCGCGCGGGCCACGAGCCCCGGAAGGTGTACGCCGCCTACCGTGCGGCCACCGAGCACCGGGGTGCGCCGACCGTGATTCTCGTCCAGACCGTCAAGGGCTGGACCCTGGGTCCCGGCTTCGAGTCGCGCAACGCCAACCACCAGATGAAGAAGCTCACCGGCGCCGAGTTCCGCGCCATGCGCGACCTGCTCGAACTGCCCATCCCGGACAGCGCGCTCGACGTCGACCTGGTCCCGTTCGCCCACCCGGGCGCCGACTCCCCCGAGGTGCGCTACCTCCAGGAGCGGCGCGCCGAGCTCGGCGGTCCCGCCCCGGCGCGCCGCGTGCACCCGGTGGCACTGCCGGAGCCCTCCGCGAGGCCCTTCGACTCCCTGGCCAAGGGTTCCGGGGAGCAGGAGATCGCGACCACCACCGCCCTGGTCCGGCTGCTCAAGGACCTCATGCGGGAGAAGGAGACCGGACGTCGCTGGGTGCCGATCGTGCCCGACGAGGCCCGTACCTTCGGCATGGAGTCGCTCTTCCCGAGCGCCGGGATCTACTCGCCGCTCGGCCAGACCTACGACCCGGTCGACCGCGACATGCTCCTCTACTACAAGGAGGCGCAGAACGGGCAGATCCTCAACGAGGGCATCAGCGAAGCCGGTTCGATGGCCGCGTTCACCGCGGCGGCCACCTCGTACGCCACCCACGGCGAGCCGATGATCCCGCTGTACATCTTCTACGCGATGTTCGGCTGGCAGCGCACGGCCGACCAGATGTGGGCGCTCGCCGACCAGCTCGGCCGCGGCTTCCTGGTCGGCGCGACCGCGGGCCGTACGACCATGACGGGCGAGGGCCTGCAGCACGCGGACGGCCACTCGCACCTGATCGCGTCCACCAACCCGGCGGCGATCTCCTACGACCCGGCCTTCGCCTACGAGATCGGTGTCATCGTCCGTGAGGGCCTGCGCCGCATGTACGGACCGGACGCGGAGGACGTCTTCTACTACCTGACGGTCTACAACGAGCCCAAGGTGCAACCCGCCATGCCCGCCGGGCCGGGTGTGGAAGAGGGCATCATCAAGGGCATGTACCGCTTCCGCGGTGCCGACGAGGCGGCGCTCCCGTCCGACGCGCCGCGCCTGCAACTGCTGTCCTCCGGCACCGCGATCCACTGGGCCATGGAGGCACAGCGGCTGCTGTCCGAGGAGTGGGGTGTCGCCGCGGACCTCTGGTCGGTCACCTCCTGGAGCGAACTGCGCCGGGACGGTCTCGCCCATGACGCGGCCCGGTTGCGCGGTGAGGACCCGCAGGCGCCCTACGTCACCCGTGTGCTGGAGGGCGCGCCGGGTCCGGTCATGGCGGTGAGCGACTGGATGCGCTCGGTGCCGGACCAGATCAGTCACTGGGTGCCGCAGGAGTGGCACTCCATCGGCACCGACGGGTTCGGCCTGTCGGACACCCGTGAGGCGGTCCGCCGGCACTTCGGTGTGGATCCGCAGTCGGTCGTCGTGGCCGCGCTGGCCGCGCTCGCCGAACGCGGCGACGTCAAGCGCGAGACCGTGCAGGAGGCCCGGACCCGCTACGGGCTCTGA